In the bacterium genome, CCTCCGGCACCACCTTCGTGACCAACCCGGCCGGGGAGCTCGCCGGCGTCTGGAACGACAAAAGCCTGGTGCCCACCAAAATCTCGAGCAGCGCCATCGCCGCCGAAGCGGTGGCCGCGGCCGCCCACTTCGGCTACAACGCCAACGCCGACTACATGATCTTCACCCCGACCGGCCACTCGACCAGCGGCTTCAAGACCACCTACTGCGCCTACCACAGCTCAACGAGCTCGGCTTCCGGTCCGGTGTCCTTCGCCAACATGCCGTACCAGCCGGACGCGGGCGCCGCCTGCGGCATGAACTTCGTCAACGCGAACAACAACGCCTTCGGCAACGGCTATTTCGACGGCTTCTCGATCGTCGGCGGCCACGAGTTCGCCGAGACCGTCACCGACCCGTTCCCCAACACCGGATGGCTCGACGGTTCCGGCGCCGAGAACGGCGACAAGTGCGCGTGGATCAGCTCCGGGCAGGGCGCCGCGCAGAACGTCAGCCTCGGCGGCAATGCCTACGCCGTGCAGTCGCTGTGGAGCAACGCCTTCAACAGCGGTGCGGGGGGCTGCGTGGTGGCGTACCCGTAAGCCAGGTCGACGAGCTGTGAGCCGCATGACGGGTGGCTCCATGCCCAAGCCGAGCGAGCCGGCCAAGGCCGCCTTCAGCCGGCTCGTCCCCGGCGAACCGGCGGTGACGCTGCGGCCGATGTTCGGCAACATGGCCGCGTTCGTCAACGGCAACATGTTCGCCGGCCTTTTCGGCGAGGACCTGTTCGTACGCCTCCCCGACGACGAGAGCGCGCAGGTCAGAAAACAGGGCGGCCGGGACTTCGAGCCGATGGCCGGGCACGCGATGAGGGGCTACGTCACCGTTCCCGGCACCTGGCGCAGCAAGCCGGAGGCCGCGACCGCGTGGATCAAGCGCTCGCTCGAGCTGACGCGCAAGCTGCCGGCCAAGGTGCCGGCGGCCAGAAAGGCGGCGGCAGGCAAGGCCGCGAAGCGCTAGCGACGCTTGGGCTTGGCTTTGCCCTTCTCGGCTGAGGGCTTGGCGTGGCCATCGGCCTCAGGTGCCGCCGCCGGCTCCGCCACCGGGATCGGCGGCTCGACCGCCTGGACCAGCTCGAGCGGTTGCGGCGCAGCCTCCAAGTGCGGGCCCATCGACACGTTGCCGCTGAACGTCGCGCCCTCCTGGATGACCAGGCGCGCCACGCGGATGTCACCTATCAGCGAGCCCGAGCCGGCCACCATCAGCCGCTTGCGGGCGGTCACCGGGCCGCTGACGTGACCCCTGATGCTCACGTCGCCACCGGCCACCGACGCCTTCACGCTCGCCGCGTGGGCGATCTCGACGTCCCCGGTCGCCGTCACCTCGCCGTCCACCGTCCCGCCCAGGTGAAGGTCCCCCTCGATGTGCAGCCGGCCGACCAGCTTGTCGCGAGGACCCAGCACGACGGTGTTACGGGAGCTATCGGGCGGCGACGACCTCGCCGGTTCGTCCGCCCTGGGCGAGATCGGCGCCCTAGCCGCCGGACGCCGGCTGCTCACTGTCTCCCATTCGGACGTGGCCGTTGAGGCTGGCGCCGTCCTCGATCTGCAGCCTGCGCACGACGATGTCGCCGCTGAGCTTGGCGTTTTTGGCGAGTGTCAGCTTGTCGCGCGCGGTAAGGGTGCCTTCGACGATTCCCTTCACGGTCACGTTCGAAGCCTCGATCAAGGCCTTGACCGTCGCGCCCGAGCCCACCTCGACGTTGCCCGTCACGCGGAACTCGCCCTCGGCCCGGCCGTCGACGTGCACGTGCCCGTCGTAGGTCAGCTTGCCTTCGAGGCTGTCGTTCGGGCCCATCGTGAACTTGCGCAGCCCGTCGCGCCTCGCCTCGCCATTCTCCTCAGCAGCTGCAACAGGCGTGCCCTCTGCCACGGCCTCCTGAACCTCCATGAATGTGCGTCACCCCCGCTTGGAATTTGTGATTCCGGACGACCGGAAATCAGATCCCATAGGTTACTTCAGGCTGGCCGCGTTCCAAGGACAGCGCGCTGAATTCGGTCTACGTTTGCCAGGCAACCGATCGTCGCCTGCGCTTGCCCTGCCCGCGGGGGAGCGGGAGTCAGCGGTTGGTCTCGCGTCTGACGAACAACGCCGTGCCGAGCACGATGAACACGCCGAACATGACCGCCATGACGGTGAAGTTGGTCAGCGGGTCCAGCAGCACCACGCGGTGGTACTCGGGACGGCCGGTGTAGACGACGTCGCGAAAGAGGTCCACGACGTAGCGCATCGGCGAGATGCGTGACAGGACCTCCAGGTACCAGGGGAGCACGGCGATGGGGTTGAACACGCCCGCCAGGAAGAACTGCGGCAGGAGCAGGAAGGTGAAGGTCTGGTTGGCGGCCCGCTGGTCGTTGATCATGGCCATCGAGACCAGGCCGAACGAACCCCCGACCAGGCACGAGATCAACGCCACCGGCACCATCAGCAGGATCTGCGCGGGTGTGAGCGGCACCCGCAACACCAGCGCGAAGACGACCAGAGGGGCCGCCTGCGCCAGGGCCACCATCGACTCGCCGATGATCTTGCCGAACACGATCGAGTAGCGCGACACCGGCGAGACGAAGATTTCCTGGGCGAAATCGTTCTGGCGGTCCTCGAGCAGCGACGCGATGCCCTGCGCCGACGATTGGAAGATCGTCATGCCGAGCACGCCGGTGAACGTGAAGCCAATGAAGTTGAAGCCGGCCGCCTTGCCCAGGTTGAGCTGGAGCGTGCCGCCCATCAGGGACATGAGCACGAACGGCAGCACGAATGTCCCCACCAGCCGGCTGCGGTCGCGCAGGAACTTGAAGAGGTCGCGCATCGCGATGGCTGCGATGGCGCTCAGCTCACTCATCGGTCTCCTCCGCGAGGATCCTCAGGTACGCGTCCTCGAGCGAGGGCTGGCGGGTGCGCAGCCGGGTGAGCGGCGTTTCCAGCTCGCGGATCACCTCATGCGCGGAACGGCCCCTGAGGCGGACGGTGAAGGCGCCGTCTTCGGCGAACTCCAGCTGGTGCTGATGCAGCTCCCGGCGCAGCTGGGCGCGGTCGGCCGCGTCGATCTCCAGGTACTCCTCGAGCGGCTGTGATTTGACGTCGCTGGGGGCGCCCATCGCGACGATGCGGCCGTGGTTCAGGATGCACAGGCGATCGGCCTGCTCGGCCTCCTCCAGGTAGTGCGTGGTCAGCACGATGGTCACCTTGTGCCGCTCGCGCACCTCGCGCAGGTAGGCCCACAGGCTGCGCCGGCTGGCGACGTCGAGGCCGCGGGTCGGCTCGTCCAGGAACAGGACCTGCGGCCGGTGCATGAGGCCGCGGATGATCTCCAGCTTGCGCTGCATGCCGCCCGAGAGCTTCTTGGCCGGCTGGAAGATCTCCGGCCCCATGCCCAGCACGGCGGCCAGGTCGTGCACCTGGTGGCGGTAGCCGGCAGGCATGAGACGAAACGCCGGCCGGTACGGATACAGGCCGTAGAGGATGGCGTGGAGGCGCACGTTCTCCTCACCTGACAGGTTCATGTCCAGGCTTGGGTTCTGGAAGATGATGCCGACCTGACGACGCACCGCCGAGGCCTCGGAGCGCAGGTCGTGGCCGGCGATGCGCACGCGGCCCGATGTCGGGGCGAGCGTGGTCGTGAGGATCGAGATGGTCGTCGTCTTGCCCGCGCCGTTGGGCCCGAGGAGTGCGAAGAACTCGCCCGCCTCGACCCTCAGGCTGATGCCGTCGACGGCGTTGACCTTGGACTTGCGGTAGCGCTTGACCAGGCCTTCGACCTCGACCACCGGCGAGATTTCCCCCACCCGGCCGCGCCCGCTAGGCCGCCGGGGCCATCCTCCCCGCCGATCGAGGAGGTACGCCCATCGCCACGTCGCGCGCTTTCTCAACTTCGATCGCGCGCACGATCGCGCGCCCGGCGTTCATACGAACTCGCCCAGCAGGCCGGACGGCGTCAGGCCCGCGGCACGGGAGGAAACCGCGACGTATGGCTCGTGGCCGTACCCCCTCTGCATCAGGTCCACCCGCTCGCGGATGGCGACCCGCCAGTCCTCGAGCTGGCTCCGGTGGCAGTCGATGGCACGGAGCTTCATCATCACCTCGTCTGCATCCAGCTCGACCACGACATCGACGTGGTCGGCGACGACCAGCGGCAGCTCGCGGTCCTTGTCTCTGGCGAGGCGGAGCGCGTCGCGGTAGAACTCGACCAGCTGCGGGTCGACCGCCAGGTGATAGAGCGCGGGACGATCGCCTTCGGCCATGGCGGCGACGGCGGCGTCGGTGCAGGCGCCCATGGCGATGTGGTCGGGATGGCCGTACACACCGTCGGGTCCCCAACCGACCACGGCCTTCGGGTGCAGCCTCGAGATCTCCTCCCAGATGCGCTCGGTGATCTCCTGCTGGTCGCATTTGGCGACGCTGCCGTCGGGATAGTCCCAGAGTTCCACGCCGCTCAGCGCGAGAGCCGCGGCCGCCTCCTCGAGCTCGGCCGAGCGGATCTCGGCCAGATCCTCCTGCCTGGCGCCGAGCGGCTTGCCCATCCAGCCCGCCTCACCCTGAGTGGCGCAGATCAGGCGGACCGGCACGCCGTTGCGCGTATGCCGGAGGACGAGGCCGCCGCAACCCATCGATTCGTCGTCCGGGTGCGCCATGACCACCAGGACGCCCGCTTTGTCTTCCATCACCGGCCCAAGATACCCGGGCCCCGCGATCGCGGGGCCCGGGGTGGGATTCAACCCCTCAGCTGTTGACAGTGCTGGAGAAGGGGTTCGTCGGGTCGGCGGACGTGCCCGGCCGAGCCATCACCCATAGGGGCCGGAAACCGGCCGCTCCGCTGGGTGCAATCGACTCGTAGTCACCGACGAAGAAGCCGCTGCCGGTCAGTGGGGCCGCCTTCATGTCGAAGCCGCCGCTGGTGTCCAGCTGGGCCTCGGACCAGGCGGCGGCGCTGGTGCACGCGGATGAGCAGGTGTCGAACCAGGTATCGGTGTTACCGGGGTGGGCGCTCGTGGCGTGGCGGAGGTCGTAGTAGCTGACTCCGACGGTGCCGTCCGCCGCGACGCCGATCGAAGGCGTGAAGGCCTGCGCAGGCGCGGAGCGGCTGATCGTGACCGCCGGGCTCCACATTGCGCCGTCATCGGCGGACTGGGAGACGTCGACCTTGGCATCGGTCTGCCAGGCCACGTACAGCTTGCCGTTCGTCGGATTCACCGCCGCCTCGGGCAGGATGTCGCCCGTCCGGATGGCGTGCCCGTCAAGAGTGTTGATCGGGGTGTCGACGATGCTCGCCACGATGGTCGGCGCCGACCAGGTGTTGCCCTGATCGTGCGAGGTAATGACCGCGACCTGGAAGGTCGTGGTCGCGTTGTGACCGCGGGGGCCGTGCTCGTTGTTGATGAGGTCGAACACGTCGACCAGGACCCCGTCCGGCTCGACGAGGATCTGGTTGCCGATCGTCTGGTTGAACTCGCCCGGGTCGAAGATCTCGCGACCTTGCGACCAGGTCTTCCCGCCGTCGGTGGTGCGCGCAAACATGGCCGGGCCTTTGAAGGCGAACGTGTGGTTGAAGGCGTCGAAGCTCGCGGTCAGGCTCGGGTTAATGAGCTTGTCCCAGACCGCGTAAACGTTGTTGGCGTTCGTCGGGTCCGCGGTGATCGATTCCTTGTCGTTCAGGACGCCGGCGCCCGAGTCGAGCTCGACCGATACCGGGTCGCCCCAATGGTCGCCGCCATCCGTCGAGCGGCTGATCAAGATCGTGCTGGGCCCTCCGAAGCCGGGGCCCGTGGCGTCGAAGGAGTCGCTGATGACGTAGGCGGTGCCGTCGGGTGTAACCGTGATCCAGGGATCGGTCGCCCGCTGGCGATGGCCAGGCGTGCCCTGGGCCGCGCCCGCACAGATGCTGAACTTGGGCTGAGACGCGGCGAGCTTCCAGCTCGTGCCGTCGAAAAGGGCCACGGTCAAGCCGTTGGCGCCGCCGTCGCTCCACCGGTCCTGCTGGAAGGCGCCGATGTAACGGCCATCGCCCGTAGCCGCGATCCATGGCTCGACCTCGGCGTTCAGATAGTTCCTCGCCGTCGGCAGCGCGCTCAGCTCCTGCGCGACTAAGGCCGTGCAAGTCGGGTTGCCGGCCACGGCCAACGGGTGGTCCAAGACCTGCACGGGAGGCGTGACCGAGACACTGGCGAACACGGGCGTCAAGCCGACCGCGAGTGCGAGGCCTGCTCCTATGGTCAACCCAAGCCGGCGCAGCGACACATGGGTACCTGGGTGCATGGCAAACCCCCTTTGCTGCCGCCTATAGGCAGCCCCAACAACCTGCGCGCCCGGAGCGGAAAAGTCAACCCGCGGCGGCTATCGCTCGGTGCGGTCCTCGATCTCCCAGGCGTGGTCGAGGGCGTGCCACGCGATGCGGCGGGCGGCGTATCGGGCGGGCCACCGGGCGTCCCCGGCCGGCGTGCGCAGGCGGTCGAGGAGCGCTTGGCGGAAGGCCGCGACCGCGGCCGCATCCTTGAAATCCGGTGGCCGGAGCTTGAGGCCGATCCCCTTCGCGTACTCCGACTCGGCACCGAGCACGTGCTCGAATATCCGGTCGCGGTCGCGACCGCCGCCCCGCGGACCCTTTCGCAGCTCCGCGGGCGCCTTGGCGACGACGCGGTCGAGAGCCGCCCAGCACGCCGCCACGAGTGCGCGCGTGCGCTCGGCCTCCGCCGCCGGCAGCGGCCGCGATTCGTCCTTGGCGATGATCCCCGGCGCGCCGAAATCGGTGGTGGCGTTGCCGGGCATGCGCTCGACCACGTCGAAGTCGCCGCCGGCGTCGGCGGGAAACTCGAGGCCCGCGATCTCGGCCACCGGTGTGTAGCGCGCGGCGCAGGCCGCGAGGGCATCGAGCGCAGCCTTCTCGTCCCTGCCCGCACGGCACCATCCAGGCCACTCGACGGCGCTCGCGAACACGCGCTTGGCGCCGCGTTCGATGTAGACGCGGGTGGCGGCGCTCACGGACGGAGCTTACGGGCGAATGACGGCCCCGGCGCGTTTGCTGGTTGACTTCGCGTGTGGGAAGACGAAACCGCGGTCTGGTGGCGGCCGCGATCTGGCTGCCGCTGACCGCCGTTTCGTGCGGCCAGACCTCCGCATCGGCGCCAACGACTCCCAGCCCATCGGCGGTGGCGACAAGTCCGGCCCCGCGGCCGAGCCCCACGCCGGCGCCGGCCCAGCGCCTCGAGTTATCGCTTCCGGCGCCGGTCGAGGAGACCGCCGCGGCGTCAGCCGGCGGCCGGCTGTATGTGCTCGGCGGCTTCGACGCCGCCGGCCGGAGCCTCGACTCCGTGTTCATCTTCGATGGCGCCGGCTGGCGGGCGGGCCCCCGGCTTCCGCTCCCGGTCGACCATCCGTCCGCCGCCACCCTCGACGGGAAGGTCTACCTGGCGGGAGGGCACACTTTCGGTCGCGACAGCGCGCGCCTGTTCCGCCTGGACGGCAGCGCGTGGATGGAGCTCGCCCCGATGCACTTCGCGCGCGGCGGGCACGCGCTGATCGCGGCCCATGGGCGCCTCTACGCAGTCGGCGGCAACACCAGTCGCGGCAACGTGCCGGCCATCGAGTCGTACGACCCGGCCGCGAACGCCTGGACGGTGCTGCCGCCGCTGCCCGCGCCGCGAAACCACGTGTCCGGTTTCGTGATCGGAGCGGCCATTTGCGTCGCCGGCGGCCGGTCTCCGAACACTGCTCGCGTCGACTGCTTCAATCCCGACCAGGGGGCCTGGTCGACCATCGCCAGCCTGCCGCGGGCGACGAGCGGCGGAGGCGCGACGACATTCGCCACCGGAGAGGTCGTGATGATGGGCGGTGAGGACGCCGGTGAGGCGGTGATGGTCGATCAGCTCACCTACTACTCCCAGACGGGCGGCTGGACGAGCGGGGAGGCAATGATGGCGCCGCGCCACGGGTTCCAGCTGGCGGTGTTCGAGGGCCGGGCGTGGGCCTGTGGCGGCGCGACGGCGCCCGGGCTCCATCCCGTCGCCACGTGCACGTCGGTGATCGACCGGGCGGTCAGTCCGCGAGGCCGGTGAGCTGGGCCCGACGGGCGATGAGGGCGGCCAGGACGATGATCAAAGCCGGGACGCCGTAGTTGAACTCAGGCGTCGTCAGGATGGACAGGTCGACATCGATTCGCCGCTCCAGCAGGAGATCAGCCGTCTCGATGAGGGAGTAGAACGCCAGGATGGCGACGTTGGCGGCCAGCGCCGCGCGAGCCACCGGCTCTCTGACGGCGGCCAGCAGCGCCACCAGGGGAACGGCCGCGAGCGCCGGCCCCAGGAAGTTGACCAGCGTCTGCCGGAGCAGCCCAAGCGGCTCATCGGGCTGCGCGTGCAGGGCGTAGATCCTGAAATCGACCAGGCCCAGGCGCCACGGCCGGACCACCAGCGACCCGTGGCCGCCAACGGCGTAGATGACGACCAGGTGCATCGCCTCGTGGGTCCCGAACGCTCCGGCGAAGACGAGCACCGAGAGGATGAGAATCCGCGTCACGCCTTTTCGCGCTGGGCTTTTCTTCATCGGCGGTTGCACCCGGACGTACCTCCGCTGGTTACGGTCACCCGAGAGACATAATGCGGTCGTGAGCGACTGCTGCACCCCGAAGGGCTACCGACAGATTTTCAGCCAGAGGAACGCGCGCGTGGAGGCGAAGCGCTACCGGCGCAAGGGCCTGGACGCCACTTCCCGACGCATCGTCGAGCTCTTGAAAGCGCGAGGGGTCGAGGGCCGGACGCTGCTCGAGGTCGGTGGCGGCATCGGCGCCATCCAGATCGAGCTGCTGAAGGCGGGGGCCTCCCGGGCGGTGAGCATCGAGTTGACGCCCACCTACGAGGAGGCGGCCGGCGAGCTGTTGCGTGAGGCTGGGCTCGAAGACCGTGTCGAGCGCAAGGTCATGGACCTGACTGAGGCGGGCGCTGAGGTCGAAGCCGCGGACATCGTCGTGATGAACCGCGTCATCTGCTGCTATCCGGACATGCCCAAACTCGCTGGCGCGGCGGCCGACCGCGCTCGTGGCGTGCTCGTGATGAGCTTTCCGAAGAAGAGGTGGTGGACGCGGCTGGTGGTCGCCTCGGCCAACTTCGGCCTCAGCGTGACGCGGCGGCAGTTCCGGATCTTCCTGCATGCGCCGGAGCGCATCCTGGCCACGACCGCGCGGCACGGCCTCAAGACCACCTTCGACGGGCCCGGCCTTTTCTGGCAGGTGGTCGCGGTCGAGCCTGCCGCCCAAGACGTGCGCGCGGCTGAGCCGGTTTAGCCGGGCCGAACCCCCGGTGTGCGAACATTTGCTCGTACCGTGATGCCACGCGGAGAAGCCGTGGATCTGGGCCTCAACACCGCCGACCCGGCGACGCTGGTCGTCGACCTGAACTGCGCCTTTGCCTCCATCGAGCAGCAGCACGACCCCGGGCTTCGCGGCCGGCCGCTGGCGATCGCCGCGTACGCCACCGACGCCGCCACGATCGTCTCCTCCTCGAGGGAGGCGCGAGACCTCGGAATCAAAACCGGGATGCGCGTTTACGAGGCCCGGGCGATCTTTCCGCAGGTGGTCGTCAGGGAGCCCAACCCGCCCCTTTACCGTGCCGCCTCGGATCGCCTGATCGAGATCATGGAGCGGCACAGCCCCGATGTGCTGCGCATGTCGATCGACGAAGCGTCGATGAACCTGGCCGGCACACCCGGACTCGCGAAGCAGGGCCCGGAGGGTGTCGGCCGAGCCGTCAAGGACGCGATTCGCGGGGAGATCGGCGAGTGCGTGACGTGCTCGGTCGGGATCTCGACCTCGATCTGGATGGCCAAGCAGGCGTCCAACCTCGACAAGCGCGACGGGCTGCGGCGGATCGACCACACGAACCTTGTCTGTGTCTTCGAACGCCTCGAGCTCACCGACCTGTCGGGCGTCGCCGAGGCCACCGCCACCCGATTGAGGAAGGCCGGCATCCACAGCCCGGTCGAGTTCCTGTACGCCACCGCCGAGCGGCTCAAGCTCGCGGGGATGCACGCCGAGGTCGCGGCCGGCTGGCGCCAGCGCCTGCGCGGCTTTGAGGTGAGCAGCTTCGAGACCGCCGCCCGCAAGAGTTACAGCCACTCACACGTGCTGGCTCGCGCGACCAGCTCGCAGGCGGAGCTCGAGGAATTGCTGATGCGGCTGTCGGACATGGTCGGGCGGCGGCTGCGGGCCGCGGGCCGGCGCGGCAGCGTGGTTTCGGTCGGCATCGTGTACCGGCCGGAGGCGGGTCATTTTTCGAAGCAGTGCAAGCTGGCCAGGCCGATCGCGACCGGAGACGAGATCTACCAGGCGGCCCTGAAACTGATGGCGGCACGCGATCCGCGCCGCACGGTCGGCACGCTGGGGGTCGGCCTCGCCGGGCTCAGCGAAAAGGACGCCGGTCAGCTCGATCTCTTTGCCGACCGCTCGACGCCCAGGAACGAACGGCTCGAGGCCGCCCTCGACGCCATACGGGATCGCTTCGGGGAGGATGCCGTCCAGCGGTCGCGGCTGCTGGGCCGCGCTCCGGTGGTCAGAGACCGCATCGCCTTTGGCAACACCGGGCACCCCGATGAGAGAGGACCGGCCTAGCCCCACGGCGAAGGCGGTCGCAGATTAAAGGTGACGGACCCGGGTTTGTGGGTAGACTCCCGGCGGTGGCTCCCACCATCCGGCTCGGACGGTTGTTCGGGATTGAGATCGGCTTCAACTGGAGCCTGATCTTCATCTTCGCCCTGATCACGTGGACCCTGGCGACTGGCGTGCTGCCACTGTCGGTCTCCGGACGGGAGCCGGCGGCTTATTGGGCCGCCGCCGCGGCCGGCGCGATCGTCTTCTTCGTCTGCCTGCTCGCCCACGAGATGGCACACGCCCTGATGGCACGGCGCAACGGAGTCAAAGTCGCCGGCGTCACGCTCTGGCTTTTCGGCGGCGTCTCTCGTCTGGAGGGCGAACCCAAAAGCGCGGGGGCCGAAGCCCTGATCGCCGGCGTCGGGCCGCTGACCAGCTTCGCGGTCGCCCTGATCGCGCTGGGGTTGGGGCTCGTGACCTCGTCCGATGCCCTCATCTCCGTCGTCCTGCGCTGGCTGGCGCTCGTCAACCTGGCTCTGGGGCTGTTCAACCTGATCCCCGCCTTCCCGCTGGACGGCGGCCGGCTTTTGAGCTCGCTGTTCTGGTGGCGGTCGGGCAGCCGCCAGCGCGGCGTCCACAACGCGGTGCGGATCGGGCGCTTGTTCGCCTACCTGATGATCGCCGCCGGCATCCTGGAGCTGTTCACCGGCGCGGTCCTCGACGGAATATGGATCACCTTCATCGGCTGGTTCCTCCTGTCCGCCGGCAGCTCCGAAGAGGCTGGAAGCACCATCAAGGCGCTCTTGAAGGCGGTCCCCGTGTCGGCGGCGATGACCTCGCCCGTGGTCACCGTTCCGGACTGGCTGACCGTCGAGCAGTTCCTGGAATCGGTCGCGCCTCAGCACCACTTCACCACCTACCCCGTGCACGACCCTCCCGGCAAGCTGACCGGGGTGGTGCGACTTTCGGAGTTGATGAGGGTCGCGATTCCCGATCGCGGCGGGAAGCGACTCAGCGATTGCGGTCGCCCGATCTCGCAGGTCCCGGTCACGCGGCCCGGCGAGGAGC is a window encoding:
- a CDS encoding TfoX family protein, coding for MPKPSEPAKAAFSRLVPGEPAVTLRPMFGNMAAFVNGNMFAGLFGEDLFVRLPDDESAQVRKQGGRDFEPMAGHAMRGYVTVPGTWRSKPEAATAWIKRSLELTRKLPAKVPAARKAAAGKAAKR
- a CDS encoding polymer-forming cytoskeletal protein; its protein translation is MEVQEAVAEGTPVAAAEENGEARRDGLRKFTMGPNDSLEGKLTYDGHVHVDGRAEGEFRVTGNVEVGSGATVKALIEASNVTVKGIVEGTLTARDKLTLAKNAKLSGDIVVRRLQIEDGASLNGHVRMGDSEQPASGG
- a CDS encoding methyltransferase domain-containing protein, whose amino-acid sequence is MRIRVTPFRAGLFFIGGCTRTYLRWLRSPERHNAVVSDCCTPKGYRQIFSQRNARVEAKRYRRKGLDATSRRIVELLKARGVEGRTLLEVGGGIGAIQIELLKAGASRAVSIELTPTYEEAAGELLREAGLEDRVERKVMDLTEAGAEVEAADIVVMNRVICCYPDMPKLAGAAADRARGVLVMSFPKKRWWTRLVVASANFGLSVTRRQFRIFLHAPERILATTARHGLKTTFDGPGLFWQVVAVEPAAQDVRAAEPV
- a CDS encoding ABC transporter ATP-binding protein codes for the protein MSPVVEVEGLVKRYRKSKVNAVDGISLRVEAGEFFALLGPNGAGKTTTISILTTTLAPTSGRVRIAGHDLRSEASAVRRQVGIIFQNPSLDMNLSGEENVRLHAILYGLYPYRPAFRLMPAGYRHQVHDLAAVLGMGPEIFQPAKKLSGGMQRKLEIIRGLMHRPQVLFLDEPTRGLDVASRRSLWAYLREVRERHKVTIVLTTHYLEEAEQADRLCILNHGRIVAMGAPSDVKSQPLEEYLEIDAADRAQLRRELHQHQLEFAEDGAFTVRLRGRSAHEVIRELETPLTRLRTRQPSLEDAYLRILAEETDE
- a CDS encoding site-2 protease family protein, yielding MAPTIRLGRLFGIEIGFNWSLIFIFALITWTLATGVLPLSVSGREPAAYWAAAAAGAIVFFVCLLAHEMAHALMARRNGVKVAGVTLWLFGGVSRLEGEPKSAGAEALIAGVGPLTSFAVALIALGLGLVTSSDALISVVLRWLALVNLALGLFNLIPAFPLDGGRLLSSLFWWRSGSRQRGVHNAVRIGRLFAYLMIAAGILELFTGAVLDGIWITFIGWFLLSAGSSEEAGSTIKALLKAVPVSAAMTSPVVTVPDWLTVEQFLESVAPQHHFTTYPVHDPPGKLTGVVRLSELMRVAIPDRGGKRLSDCGRPISQVPVTRPGEELAALIERLGAAIDQRVLVFDQGQLVGIVSPVDIARILTIRQTLGPGAPRGQGAPQR
- a CDS encoding polymer-forming cytoskeletal protein — its product is MSSRRPAARAPISPRADEPARSSPPDSSRNTVVLGPRDKLVGRLHIEGDLHLGGTVDGEVTATGDVEIAHAASVKASVAGGDVSIRGHVSGPVTARKRLMVAGSGSLIGDIRVARLVIQEGATFSGNVSMGPHLEAAPQPLELVQAVEPPIPVAEPAAAPEADGHAKPSAEKGKAKPKRR
- a CDS encoding exo-alpha-sialidase translates to MTIGAGLALAVGLTPVFASVSVTPPVQVLDHPLAVAGNPTCTALVAQELSALPTARNYLNAEVEPWIAATGDGRYIGAFQQDRWSDGGANGLTVALFDGTSWKLAASQPKFSICAGAAQGTPGHRQRATDPWITVTPDGTAYVISDSFDATGPGFGGPSTILISRSTDGGDHWGDPVSVELDSGAGVLNDKESITADPTNANNVYAVWDKLINPSLTASFDAFNHTFAFKGPAMFARTTDGGKTWSQGREIFDPGEFNQTIGNQILVEPDGVLVDVFDLINNEHGPRGHNATTTFQVAVITSHDQGNTWSAPTIVASIVDTPINTLDGHAIRTGDILPEAAVNPTNGKLYVAWQTDAKVDVSQSADDGAMWSPAVTISRSAPAQAFTPSIGVAADGTVGVSYYDLRHATSAHPGNTDTWFDTCSSACTSAAAWSEAQLDTSGGFDMKAAPLTGSGFFVGDYESIAPSGAAGFRPLWVMARPGTSADPTNPFSSTVNS